In Saccharicrinis fermentans DSM 9555 = JCM 21142, a genomic segment contains:
- a CDS encoding BamA/OMP85 family outer membrane protein gives MILELPVFAQKAYRIHDLNFSGNNTLQNEELLEQFNTIPRDKLNRLLFWKKNPPFLQDVFKNDIQRLKSYYIRNGFLNAHINYVLDTLKSKDQINIHVFIDEKEFVMVDSVKFYGSLDSLSYAMIDSVQNDIPLKPKQRFRDEDVFKSENILLQYFTDAGYPFVQSNYLLSIDRQKKNASINFKVDPGKRSFFGAITIRGDSLISESFIEKRVLLSKSDLYSQQRISATQQNIFETQLFQYVIINALKDSIVDNRIPIDVFVKELPRYTFEGGVGYGTEDRLRLSGQMTRISFLGGARRLILKGKTSYFVPLSLDVNFIQPDLFIDHLDFSFNPFFVREREESYQIDRIGAGINFLYQVNKKTSINLSYAIERDDLTELDDLQLDKDELEHDKSIVSFGSVHNATNNRFYPTKGYRLDGSISYAGLGFSNDIQYYQFQLSLRNYSLLMKNLIMALRFKTGIIQNTQLSAQTPIEERFYAGGASSLRGWIRHGVSPLNQEGFAIGGNTLMEASAELRFPIYDIFGGVVFMDAGNVCSDSYAYSLKSLHYNAGVGFRVKSPIGPIRLDMASPVLGNSFDFQFFISIGQTF, from the coding sequence ATGATCCTAGAATTACCTGTGTTTGCCCAAAAGGCTTATCGCATTCATGATCTTAATTTTTCGGGGAATAATACACTGCAAAATGAGGAACTGTTGGAACAGTTTAATACCATACCACGCGATAAATTGAACCGCTTGTTATTTTGGAAAAAAAATCCTCCATTTTTGCAGGATGTCTTTAAAAATGATATACAACGCTTAAAAAGTTATTATATCCGAAATGGATTTTTGAACGCTCATATAAACTATGTTCTAGATACACTTAAGTCAAAAGATCAAATCAATATTCATGTGTTTATCGACGAAAAGGAGTTTGTAATGGTCGATTCTGTTAAATTTTATGGTTCTCTGGATAGTCTGTCATATGCAATGATTGATTCTGTGCAAAATGACATCCCATTAAAACCCAAACAACGTTTTAGGGATGAGGATGTTTTTAAAAGTGAAAATATATTGCTACAGTATTTTACCGATGCCGGTTATCCTTTTGTACAGTCTAATTACCTGCTATCTATCGATAGACAGAAAAAGAATGCTAGTATAAACTTTAAGGTAGATCCGGGTAAGAGAAGTTTTTTTGGAGCTATTACCATTAGAGGTGACAGTTTAATATCGGAGTCATTTATTGAAAAGCGTGTTTTGTTATCGAAATCCGACTTATATAGCCAACAAAGAATTAGTGCGACGCAGCAAAATATATTTGAAACCCAACTTTTTCAGTATGTGATAATCAATGCCCTAAAAGATAGTATAGTAGATAATAGAATTCCCATAGATGTCTTCGTTAAAGAGCTTCCGCGTTATACTTTTGAGGGAGGAGTGGGGTATGGTACTGAGGATAGGTTGAGATTATCGGGGCAGATGACACGCATCAGCTTTTTGGGTGGAGCTAGGAGATTGATATTAAAGGGTAAAACATCTTATTTTGTGCCGCTAAGCTTGGATGTTAATTTTATTCAGCCTGATTTATTTATCGATCATCTTGATTTTTCTTTTAACCCGTTTTTTGTGAGAGAAAGAGAAGAGAGTTATCAAATAGATCGTATTGGTGCTGGTATAAATTTTCTGTATCAGGTAAATAAGAAAACTAGTATTAATTTGAGTTATGCCATAGAACGTGATGACCTGACTGAATTGGACGACTTGCAGTTGGATAAAGATGAATTGGAGCATGATAAGTCAATTGTTAGCTTTGGGAGTGTGCACAATGCTACTAATAATAGATTTTATCCCACCAAAGGATATAGGTTGGATGGTTCAATATCTTATGCTGGCTTGGGCTTTAGTAATGATATTCAATATTATCAGTTCCAATTGTCGCTACGCAATTACTCTTTGTTAATGAAAAATTTGATCATGGCATTACGATTCAAGACAGGTATTATCCAAAATACGCAACTCTCTGCCCAAACACCCATCGAAGAAAGGTTTTATGCGGGAGGGGCTTCTTCATTGAGAGGGTGGATCAGACATGGTGTTTCTCCGCTTAATCAAGAAGGTTTTGCCATTGGAGGTAATACTTTAATGGAAGCAAGTGCAGAATTACGATTTCCTATCTACGATATCTTTGGAGGCGTTGTTTTTATGGATGCCGGTAATGTTTGCTCTGATTCGTATGCATATTCTTTAAAGTCATTGCATTATAACGCAGGTGTTGGTTTTCGGGTTAAATCGCCCATTGGTCCTATTCGCTTGGATATGGCCTCGCCAGTTCTGGGTAATTCGTTTGATTTTCAGTTTTTTATTTCTATTGGACAAACATTTTAG
- a CDS encoding glutamine amidotransferase-related protein, producing MKKFKRQYLSEQDFDYVFFDHNQPITLSAKSKIKGIILSGGKGNPYEPLNLTSNFVAMFNFNVPILGFCLGHEIIAVAHRGRIKKLADYHGKKELITITKPSDPIFEGLNKKDVSLVKRHSFYVSELPDSIENLGTSETCSTEIIEHRNKPIYGFQSHPEASGADGLLIVRNFLKICGISE from the coding sequence ATTAAAAAATTTAAACGCCAATATTTATCAGAACAAGATTTTGACTATGTGTTTTTTGACCATAATCAACCTATTACGCTGTCAGCAAAAAGTAAAATTAAAGGCATCATATTATCCGGAGGTAAAGGCAATCCATACGAACCATTGAACCTTACCTCCAATTTTGTTGCAATGTTTAATTTTAATGTGCCTATATTAGGCTTTTGTTTAGGACATGAGATAATAGCGGTTGCCCATCGGGGCAGGATAAAAAAATTAGCAGATTACCATGGTAAAAAAGAACTTATTACCATCACAAAACCTTCTGACCCTATTTTTGAAGGACTGAATAAAAAAGATGTATCATTGGTAAAGAGACATTCTTTTTACGTCTCGGAATTACCCGATTCTATTGAGAATCTCGGTACTTCTGAAACTTGTTCAACAGAAATAATTGAACATAGAAACAAACCCATTTATGGTTTTCAGTCCCATCCCGAAGCTTCAGGAGCTGATGGACTATTGATTGTACGTAACTTTCTTAAAATATGTGGGATAAGTGAATAG
- a CDS encoding carbon-nitrogen hydrolase family protein, producing MKKKINDVQLSYLNINDYSELKQVMISSYHALDDAYWASEKIEKLIHIFPEGQVVIKVNNDIAGCALTIVVNSSELDSHHTYSEITSNYTFDTHTNEGDLLYGIDVFVKPEFRGLRLGRRLYDYRKELCERLNLKGILFGGRIPNYHKYSNSISPRQYIEKVKAKKINDPVLNFQLSNDFHPVRILKNYLKGDVESEEYAVLLRWDNVFYEKPKTKASSIKKIVRIGVVQWQMRSYKSSQELLQQVEYFVDALSGYKSDFALFPEFFNAPLMAAYNHLSESDAIRELAKYTEEIKQAMANLAISYNINIITGSMPELVDNTLFNVGYLCKRDGSIERFEKLHVTPDERKVWALQGGSEVKTFNTDCSQIGILICYDVEFPELSRLLADDGMDVLFVPFLTDTQNGYSRIRNCAQARAIENECYVVIAGSVGNLPNVHNMDIQYAQPMVFTPCDFQFPTNGIKAEATPNTEMILIADVDMDLLRDLRNHGSVMNMADRRKDLYSLKRNN from the coding sequence ATGAAGAAAAAAATAAACGATGTTCAACTTAGTTACCTAAATATTAATGACTATTCTGAACTAAAACAGGTAATGATTAGCTCTTACCATGCACTGGACGACGCCTATTGGGCATCAGAAAAAATTGAAAAGCTCATTCATATTTTCCCCGAGGGTCAGGTTGTCATCAAAGTCAATAATGACATTGCAGGGTGTGCACTCACTATCGTTGTTAATTCATCAGAATTGGATTCACATCATACGTATAGTGAAATAACTAGTAACTATACCTTTGATACCCACACAAATGAAGGCGATCTTTTGTATGGCATTGACGTATTTGTAAAACCAGAATTCAGAGGTCTTAGGTTAGGTAGAAGATTATATGATTATAGAAAGGAACTTTGCGAAAGACTTAATTTAAAAGGTATTTTATTTGGTGGTAGAATTCCCAATTATCACAAATACTCCAACAGCATATCCCCCCGTCAATATATAGAAAAAGTAAAAGCAAAAAAGATAAACGACCCAGTATTAAACTTTCAGCTTTCCAATGATTTTCACCCCGTAAGGATATTAAAAAACTACTTAAAAGGCGATGTGGAATCAGAAGAATATGCAGTTTTATTAAGGTGGGACAATGTATTTTATGAAAAACCGAAAACCAAGGCTTCTTCCATTAAGAAAATCGTACGAATAGGTGTAGTACAATGGCAAATGCGGTCCTATAAATCATCACAGGAGCTATTGCAACAAGTAGAATATTTTGTAGATGCACTGAGTGGTTACAAAAGTGACTTTGCCTTATTCCCTGAGTTTTTCAACGCCCCATTGATGGCAGCTTACAACCATCTGAGCGAATCAGATGCTATCAGAGAGCTGGCCAAATACACCGAAGAAATTAAGCAAGCCATGGCTAACCTAGCTATTAGCTATAATATTAATATTATCACCGGAAGCATGCCGGAATTGGTTGACAATACCCTATTTAATGTGGGCTATCTTTGCAAAAGAGATGGAAGCATTGAACGGTTTGAAAAACTACATGTAACTCCTGACGAAAGAAAAGTATGGGCATTACAAGGTGGTAGTGAAGTAAAAACTTTTAATACCGATTGCAGCCAAATTGGCATTCTAATTTGTTACGATGTGGAGTTTCCTGAGTTATCGCGTTTATTAGCTGACGACGGAATGGATGTATTATTTGTTCCCTTTTTGACAGATACACAAAACGGCTACTCAAGAATTAGAAACTGTGCTCAGGCCAGAGCCATAGAAAATGAATGCTATGTAGTTATTGCAGGCAGTGTAGGAAACTTACCCAATGTTCACAATATGGACATTCAATATGCACAGCCTATGGTCTTTACACCATGTGACTTCCAATTTCCAACCAATGGAATAAAAGCAGAAGCAACACCCAATACCGAAATGATACTTATTGCCGATGTTGACATGGACTTATTACGTGACCTGCGAAACCATGGCAGCGTGATGAACATGGCTGACAGAAGAAAAGACCTATATTCATTAAAACGAAACAATTAA